From Haemorhous mexicanus isolate bHaeMex1 chromosome 2, bHaeMex1.pri, whole genome shotgun sequence, the proteins below share one genomic window:
- the USP16 gene encoding ubiquitin carboxyl-terminal hydrolase 16 isoform X8 produces MGKKRFKGKTAQSDESPDILKPVCKHIRKGLDQGHVRKALQNVEWHVCQDCKADSKTQEKAEEEETDEGPSIWLCLKCGHRGCDRNSPDHHALKHYETPRSDPHCLVLSLDNWIVWCYLCDNEVPYKTSTLLGQTVDFVRKQVGIDSSHAVEKQENKEVENRKVEKDCKNEQEKETSLKEENSYSTANGEVTVKGLSNLGNTCFFNAVMQNLSQTPVLRELLKEAKISTTTIKIESPELCMEPQLIKLDQPGPLTLAMHQFVTEMQETKKGVVTPKELFAQVCKKAIRFKGYQQQDSHELLRYLLDGMRAEEIQQISIGMLKALSDSNKQNEEELKKKIKEYEKKKGIQSFVDRIFGGELTSTIMCEECRTVSSVHESFLDLSLPVLDVQKGKITKRENIKKNKEKEFEDEEDKLNDHYLKQKYEPRGTSKHLQKKMKKQAKKKAKSQRRQEKLQGKVLHLTDLCTTEQLEIDVKYNQESDVEMSSETLDKKQEEESSHDFKDHCLTQKDLSIQGNSTEIQSKLENGGKPEQEWEENKSLMDLSMEGLDSPMKFVNGLDNRSLKEEDDDNEDEEELATDLSKLHLGVSDTSDTNTLDGLQPVSNKMCEVSTDDPEMAFCTLANREELNPEEDSVHHCLYQFTRNETLTETNKLLCDVCTQRHCGPKNNISEKKYVYTNAKKQMLISLAPPVLTLHLKRFQQAGFNLQKVNRHIKFPEVIDLAPFCTAKCKLQKLSQSKDHILSVPKSQDPQPQHCSHRNGAGLEKHLSFSWALSALMKITITWRCPLTKEGHTPSPA; encoded by the exons ATGGGCAAGAAACGCTTCAAAGGGAAAACTGCACAGTCTGATGAGTCTCCGGATATACTGA AACCTGTGTGCAAGCATATTCGTAAAGGACTGGACCAAGGGCATGTGAGAAAGGCCCTGCAGAATGTGGAATGGCATGTTTGTCAGGACTGCAAGGCAGACAGTAAGACACAAGAgaaggctgaggaggaggagactgATGAAGGCCCTTCGATATGGTTATGCCTAAAATGTGGCCATAGG GGCTGTGACAGAAATTCTCCAGACCATCATGCTTTAAAGCATTATGAAACACCAAGATCAGATCCTCACTGTTTGGTTCTCAGTTTGGACAACTGGATTGTGTG GTGCTACCTATGTGATAATGAAGTTCCATATAAAACTTCAACCCTTTTGGGCCAGACTGTGGATTTTGTTAGAAAACAAGTTGGTATTGACTCATCACATGCAG ttgAAAAACAAGAGAACAAAGAAGTTGAAAatagaaaagtagaaaaagacTGCaaaaatgagcaagaaaaagaaacttcacttaaagaagaaaattcttaTTCAACTGCTAATGGAGAAGTCACTGTGAAAGGACTTAGTAACTTGGGGAATACATGTTTCTTTAATGCAGTGATGCAG AATTTATCACAAACTCCagtcctgagggagctgcttAAAGAAGCTAAAATATCTACCACAACAATTAAAATTGAGTCACCTGAGCTATGCATG GAACCTCAGCTAATAAAACTAGATCAACCGGGTCCTTTAACACTAGCCATGCATCAGTTTGTGACAGAAATGCAAGAGACAAAAAAAGGGGTAGTGACTCCTAAGGAACTTTTTGCTCAGGTTTGTAAAAA AGCAATACGATTCAAAGGTTATCAGCAGCAAGACAGTCATGAACTGCTTCGTTACTTACTTGATGGAATGAGAGCAGAAGAAATCCAG caaaTAAGCATTGGAATGCTAAAGGCGCTGAGTGACTCTaacaaacaaaatgaagaagaacttaaaaagaaaattaaag aatatgaaaagaaaaagggaatacAAAGTTTTGTAGATCGAATCTTTGGTGGAGAATTAACCAGCACTATTATGTGTGAGGAATGCAGAACT GTGTCCTCGGTCCATGAGTCTTTCCTTGATTTGTCACTTCCAGTACTAGATGTTCAG aaagggaaaattacaaagagagaaaacattaaaaaaaacaaagaaaaggaatttgaaGATGAAGAGGATAAACTCAATGACCATTACCTTAAGCAGAAATATGAGCCCCGTGGTACAAGTAAgcaccttcagaaaaaaatgaagaagcaggcaaaaaaaaaagccaag AGCCAACGCCGGCAGGAAAAACTTCAAGGAAAGGTGCTTCACTTGACAGATCTCTGCACAACTGAACAGCTAGAGATAGATGTCAAGTACAACCAAGAATCAGATGTTGAAATGAGCTCTGAAACTCTTGATAAGAAGCAAGAAGAGGAATCATCACATGATTTCAAAGATCACTGCTTAACTCAGAAAGACTTGAGTATACAGGGAAATAGTACAGAAATTCAGAGCAAGCTTGAAAATGGAGGAAAGCCAGAACAAGAGTGGGAAGAAAATAAGTCACTCATGGATCTCTCTATGGAGGGCTTAGATTCTCCTATGAAGTTTGTCAATGGCCTTGACAACCGGTCTTTGAAAGAGGAGGATGATGACaatgaagatgaggaagagcTTGCTACGGACCTTTCAAAACTCCACTTGGGTGtcagtgacacaagtgacacaaATACCTTGGATGGCCTTCAGCCTGTTTCTAACAAGATGTGTGAAGTATCTACAGATGACCCCGAAATGGCATTTTGTACTCTGGCAAACAGGGAAGAGCTAAACCCTGAAGAAGATTCAGTCCATCATTGTTTGTATCAATTTACCCGTAATGAAACACTTACCGAGACCAATAAACTACTGTGTGATGTGTGTACACAAAGGCATTGTGGACCAAAGAACAACATAA gtGAAAAGAAGTATGTTTATACTAATGCTAAAAAGCAGATGCTCATCTCTCTAGCTCCTCCAGTTTTAACCCTTCACTTAAAGAGGTTTCAGCAG GCTGGATTTAATCTGCAGAAGGTTAACAGGCATATCAAGTTCCCAGAAGTGATAGACTTGGCTCCTTTCTGTACAGCTAAATGTAAA cTTCAGAAACTGAGCCAGTCAAAG GATCACATTCTGTCAGTGCCCAAGAGCCAGGATCCACAGCCCCAACACTGCTCCCACAGGAACGGGGCTGGGCTAGAAAAGCACTTGTCTTTttcctgggcactgtcagcGCTCATGAAAATAACCATAACTTGGCGTTGTCCACTCACAAAAGAAGGACACACACCGAGCCCAGCTTGA
- the USP16 gene encoding ubiquitin carboxyl-terminal hydrolase 16 isoform X17 — translation MGKKRFKGKTAQSDESPDILKPVCKHIRKGLDQGHVRKALQNVEWHVCQDCKADSKTQEKAEEEETDEGPSIWLCLKCGHRGCDRNSPDHHALKHYETPRSDPHCLVLSLDNWIVWCYLCDNEVPYKTSTLLGQTVDFVRKQVGIDSSHAVEKQENKEVENRKVEKDCKNEQEKETSLKEENSYSTANGEVTVKGLSNLGNTCFFNAVMQNLSQTPVLRELLKEAKISTTTIKIESPELCMEPQLIKLDQPGPLTLAMHQFVTEMQETKKGVVTPKELFAQVCKKAIRFKGYQQQDSHELLRYLLDGMRAEEIQQISIGMLKALSDSNKQNEEELKKKIKEYEKKKGIQSFVDRIFGGELTSTIMCEECRTVSSVHESFLDLSLPVLDVQKGKITKRENIKKNKEKEFEDEEDKLNDHYLKQKYEPRGTSKHLQKKMKKQAKKKAKSQRRQEKLQGKVLHLTDLCTTEQLEIDVKYNQESDVEMSSETLDKKQEEESSHDFKDHCLTQKDLSIQGNSTEIQSKLENGGKPEQEWEENKSLMDLSMEGLDSPMKFVNGLDNRSLKEEDDDNEDEEELATDLSKLHLGVSDTSDTNTLDGLQPVSNKMCEVSTDDPEMAFCTLANREELNPEEDSVHHCLYQFTRNETLTETNKLLCDVCTQRHCGPKNNISEKKYVYTNAKKQMLISLAPPVLTLHLKRFQQFDTGRLFKVGAVCVSSGVLRSDSQACYSI, via the exons ATGGGCAAGAAACGCTTCAAAGGGAAAACTGCACAGTCTGATGAGTCTCCGGATATACTGA AACCTGTGTGCAAGCATATTCGTAAAGGACTGGACCAAGGGCATGTGAGAAAGGCCCTGCAGAATGTGGAATGGCATGTTTGTCAGGACTGCAAGGCAGACAGTAAGACACAAGAgaaggctgaggaggaggagactgATGAAGGCCCTTCGATATGGTTATGCCTAAAATGTGGCCATAGG GGCTGTGACAGAAATTCTCCAGACCATCATGCTTTAAAGCATTATGAAACACCAAGATCAGATCCTCACTGTTTGGTTCTCAGTTTGGACAACTGGATTGTGTG GTGCTACCTATGTGATAATGAAGTTCCATATAAAACTTCAACCCTTTTGGGCCAGACTGTGGATTTTGTTAGAAAACAAGTTGGTATTGACTCATCACATGCAG ttgAAAAACAAGAGAACAAAGAAGTTGAAAatagaaaagtagaaaaagacTGCaaaaatgagcaagaaaaagaaacttcacttaaagaagaaaattcttaTTCAACTGCTAATGGAGAAGTCACTGTGAAAGGACTTAGTAACTTGGGGAATACATGTTTCTTTAATGCAGTGATGCAG AATTTATCACAAACTCCagtcctgagggagctgcttAAAGAAGCTAAAATATCTACCACAACAATTAAAATTGAGTCACCTGAGCTATGCATG GAACCTCAGCTAATAAAACTAGATCAACCGGGTCCTTTAACACTAGCCATGCATCAGTTTGTGACAGAAATGCAAGAGACAAAAAAAGGGGTAGTGACTCCTAAGGAACTTTTTGCTCAGGTTTGTAAAAA AGCAATACGATTCAAAGGTTATCAGCAGCAAGACAGTCATGAACTGCTTCGTTACTTACTTGATGGAATGAGAGCAGAAGAAATCCAG caaaTAAGCATTGGAATGCTAAAGGCGCTGAGTGACTCTaacaaacaaaatgaagaagaacttaaaaagaaaattaaag aatatgaaaagaaaaagggaatacAAAGTTTTGTAGATCGAATCTTTGGTGGAGAATTAACCAGCACTATTATGTGTGAGGAATGCAGAACT GTGTCCTCGGTCCATGAGTCTTTCCTTGATTTGTCACTTCCAGTACTAGATGTTCAG aaagggaaaattacaaagagagaaaacattaaaaaaaacaaagaaaaggaatttgaaGATGAAGAGGATAAACTCAATGACCATTACCTTAAGCAGAAATATGAGCCCCGTGGTACAAGTAAgcaccttcagaaaaaaatgaagaagcaggcaaaaaaaaaagccaag AGCCAACGCCGGCAGGAAAAACTTCAAGGAAAGGTGCTTCACTTGACAGATCTCTGCACAACTGAACAGCTAGAGATAGATGTCAAGTACAACCAAGAATCAGATGTTGAAATGAGCTCTGAAACTCTTGATAAGAAGCAAGAAGAGGAATCATCACATGATTTCAAAGATCACTGCTTAACTCAGAAAGACTTGAGTATACAGGGAAATAGTACAGAAATTCAGAGCAAGCTTGAAAATGGAGGAAAGCCAGAACAAGAGTGGGAAGAAAATAAGTCACTCATGGATCTCTCTATGGAGGGCTTAGATTCTCCTATGAAGTTTGTCAATGGCCTTGACAACCGGTCTTTGAAAGAGGAGGATGATGACaatgaagatgaggaagagcTTGCTACGGACCTTTCAAAACTCCACTTGGGTGtcagtgacacaagtgacacaaATACCTTGGATGGCCTTCAGCCTGTTTCTAACAAGATGTGTGAAGTATCTACAGATGACCCCGAAATGGCATTTTGTACTCTGGCAAACAGGGAAGAGCTAAACCCTGAAGAAGATTCAGTCCATCATTGTTTGTATCAATTTACCCGTAATGAAACACTTACCGAGACCAATAAACTACTGTGTGATGTGTGTACACAAAGGCATTGTGGACCAAAGAACAACATAA gtGAAAAGAAGTATGTTTATACTAATGCTAAAAAGCAGATGCTCATCTCTCTAGCTCCTCCAGTTTTAACCCTTCACTTAAAGAGGTTTCAGCAG tttgATACTGGACGATTGTTTAAGGTGGGAGCAGTTTGCGTCAGTTCGGGTGTTCTGAGATCAGATTCTCAGGCATGTTATAGTATCTGA
- the USP16 gene encoding ubiquitin carboxyl-terminal hydrolase 16 isoform X18: MGKKRFKGKTAQSDESPDILKPVCKHIRKGLDQGHVRKALQNVEWHVCQDCKADSKTQEKAEEEETDEGPSIWLCLKCGHRGCDRNSPDHHALKHYETPRSDPHCLVLSLDNWIVWCYLCDNEVPYKTSTLLGQTVDFVRKQVGIDSSHAVEKQENKEVENRKVEKDCKNEQEKETSLKEENSYSTANGEVTVKGLSNLGNTCFFNAVMQNLSQTPVLRELLKEAKISTTTIKIESPELCMEPQLIKLDQPGPLTLAMHQFVTEMQETKKGVVTPKELFAQVCKKAIRFKGYQQQDSHELLRYLLDGMRAEEIQQISIGMLKALSDSNKQNEEELKKKIKEYEKKKGIQSFVDRIFGGELTSTIMCEECRTVSSVHESFLDLSLPVLDVQKGKITKRENIKKNKEKEFEDEEDKLNDHYLKQKYEPRGTSKHLQKKMKKQAKKKAKSQRRQEKLQGKVLHLTDLCTTEQLEIDVKYNQESDVEMSSETLDKKQEEESSHDFKDHCLTQKDLSIQGNSTEIQSKLENGGKPEQEWEENKSLMDLSMEGLDSPMKFVNGLDNRSLKEEDDDNEDEEELATDLSKLHLGVSDTSDTNTLDGLQPVSNKMCEVSTDDPEMAFCTLANREELNPEEDSVHHCLYQFTRNETLTETNKLLCDVCTQRHCGPKNNISEKKYVYTNAKKQMLISLAPPVLTLHLKRFQQLQKLSQSKFAGCKAKKAVSIVE; the protein is encoded by the exons ATGGGCAAGAAACGCTTCAAAGGGAAAACTGCACAGTCTGATGAGTCTCCGGATATACTGA AACCTGTGTGCAAGCATATTCGTAAAGGACTGGACCAAGGGCATGTGAGAAAGGCCCTGCAGAATGTGGAATGGCATGTTTGTCAGGACTGCAAGGCAGACAGTAAGACACAAGAgaaggctgaggaggaggagactgATGAAGGCCCTTCGATATGGTTATGCCTAAAATGTGGCCATAGG GGCTGTGACAGAAATTCTCCAGACCATCATGCTTTAAAGCATTATGAAACACCAAGATCAGATCCTCACTGTTTGGTTCTCAGTTTGGACAACTGGATTGTGTG GTGCTACCTATGTGATAATGAAGTTCCATATAAAACTTCAACCCTTTTGGGCCAGACTGTGGATTTTGTTAGAAAACAAGTTGGTATTGACTCATCACATGCAG ttgAAAAACAAGAGAACAAAGAAGTTGAAAatagaaaagtagaaaaagacTGCaaaaatgagcaagaaaaagaaacttcacttaaagaagaaaattcttaTTCAACTGCTAATGGAGAAGTCACTGTGAAAGGACTTAGTAACTTGGGGAATACATGTTTCTTTAATGCAGTGATGCAG AATTTATCACAAACTCCagtcctgagggagctgcttAAAGAAGCTAAAATATCTACCACAACAATTAAAATTGAGTCACCTGAGCTATGCATG GAACCTCAGCTAATAAAACTAGATCAACCGGGTCCTTTAACACTAGCCATGCATCAGTTTGTGACAGAAATGCAAGAGACAAAAAAAGGGGTAGTGACTCCTAAGGAACTTTTTGCTCAGGTTTGTAAAAA AGCAATACGATTCAAAGGTTATCAGCAGCAAGACAGTCATGAACTGCTTCGTTACTTACTTGATGGAATGAGAGCAGAAGAAATCCAG caaaTAAGCATTGGAATGCTAAAGGCGCTGAGTGACTCTaacaaacaaaatgaagaagaacttaaaaagaaaattaaag aatatgaaaagaaaaagggaatacAAAGTTTTGTAGATCGAATCTTTGGTGGAGAATTAACCAGCACTATTATGTGTGAGGAATGCAGAACT GTGTCCTCGGTCCATGAGTCTTTCCTTGATTTGTCACTTCCAGTACTAGATGTTCAG aaagggaaaattacaaagagagaaaacattaaaaaaaacaaagaaaaggaatttgaaGATGAAGAGGATAAACTCAATGACCATTACCTTAAGCAGAAATATGAGCCCCGTGGTACAAGTAAgcaccttcagaaaaaaatgaagaagcaggcaaaaaaaaaagccaag AGCCAACGCCGGCAGGAAAAACTTCAAGGAAAGGTGCTTCACTTGACAGATCTCTGCACAACTGAACAGCTAGAGATAGATGTCAAGTACAACCAAGAATCAGATGTTGAAATGAGCTCTGAAACTCTTGATAAGAAGCAAGAAGAGGAATCATCACATGATTTCAAAGATCACTGCTTAACTCAGAAAGACTTGAGTATACAGGGAAATAGTACAGAAATTCAGAGCAAGCTTGAAAATGGAGGAAAGCCAGAACAAGAGTGGGAAGAAAATAAGTCACTCATGGATCTCTCTATGGAGGGCTTAGATTCTCCTATGAAGTTTGTCAATGGCCTTGACAACCGGTCTTTGAAAGAGGAGGATGATGACaatgaagatgaggaagagcTTGCTACGGACCTTTCAAAACTCCACTTGGGTGtcagtgacacaagtgacacaaATACCTTGGATGGCCTTCAGCCTGTTTCTAACAAGATGTGTGAAGTATCTACAGATGACCCCGAAATGGCATTTTGTACTCTGGCAAACAGGGAAGAGCTAAACCCTGAAGAAGATTCAGTCCATCATTGTTTGTATCAATTTACCCGTAATGAAACACTTACCGAGACCAATAAACTACTGTGTGATGTGTGTACACAAAGGCATTGTGGACCAAAGAACAACATAA gtGAAAAGAAGTATGTTTATACTAATGCTAAAAAGCAGATGCTCATCTCTCTAGCTCCTCCAGTTTTAACCCTTCACTTAAAGAGGTTTCAGCAG cTTCAGAAACTGAGCCAGTCAAAG
- the USP16 gene encoding ubiquitin carboxyl-terminal hydrolase 16 isoform X14, with protein MGKKRFKGKTAQSDESPDILKPVCKHIRKGLDQGHVRKALQNVEWHVCQDCKADSKTQEKAEEEETDEGPSIWLCLKCGHRGCDRNSPDHHALKHYETPRSDPHCLVLSLDNWIVWCYLCDNEVPYKTSTLLGQTVDFVRKQVGIDSSHAVEKQENKEVENRKVEKDCKNEQEKETSLKEENSYSTANGEVTVKGLSNLGNTCFFNAVMQNLSQTPVLRELLKEAKISTTTIKIESPELCMEPQLIKLDQPGPLTLAMHQFVTEMQETKKGVVTPKELFAQVCKKAIRFKGYQQQDSHELLRYLLDGMRAEEIQQISIGMLKALSDSNKQNEEELKKKIKEYEKKKGIQSFVDRIFGGELTSTIMCEECRTVSSVHESFLDLSLPVLDVQKGKITKRENIKKNKEKEFEDEEDKLNDHYLKQKYEPRGTSKHLQKKMKKQAKKKAKSQRRQEKLQGKVLHLTDLCTTEQLEIDVKYNQESDVEMSSETLDKKQEEESSHDFKDHCLTQKDLSIQGNSTEIQSKLENGGKPEQEWEENKSLMDLSMEGLDSPMKFVNGLDNRSLKEEDDDNEDEEELATDLSKLHLGVSDTSDTNTLDGLQPVSNKMCEVSTDDPEMAFCTLANREELNPEEDSVHHCLYQFTRNETLTETNKLLCDVCTQRHCGPKNNISEKKYVYTNAKKQMLISLAPPVLTLHLKRFQQAGFNLQKVNRHIKFPEVIDLAPFCTAKCKLQKLSQSKFAGCKAKKAVSIVE; from the exons ATGGGCAAGAAACGCTTCAAAGGGAAAACTGCACAGTCTGATGAGTCTCCGGATATACTGA AACCTGTGTGCAAGCATATTCGTAAAGGACTGGACCAAGGGCATGTGAGAAAGGCCCTGCAGAATGTGGAATGGCATGTTTGTCAGGACTGCAAGGCAGACAGTAAGACACAAGAgaaggctgaggaggaggagactgATGAAGGCCCTTCGATATGGTTATGCCTAAAATGTGGCCATAGG GGCTGTGACAGAAATTCTCCAGACCATCATGCTTTAAAGCATTATGAAACACCAAGATCAGATCCTCACTGTTTGGTTCTCAGTTTGGACAACTGGATTGTGTG GTGCTACCTATGTGATAATGAAGTTCCATATAAAACTTCAACCCTTTTGGGCCAGACTGTGGATTTTGTTAGAAAACAAGTTGGTATTGACTCATCACATGCAG ttgAAAAACAAGAGAACAAAGAAGTTGAAAatagaaaagtagaaaaagacTGCaaaaatgagcaagaaaaagaaacttcacttaaagaagaaaattcttaTTCAACTGCTAATGGAGAAGTCACTGTGAAAGGACTTAGTAACTTGGGGAATACATGTTTCTTTAATGCAGTGATGCAG AATTTATCACAAACTCCagtcctgagggagctgcttAAAGAAGCTAAAATATCTACCACAACAATTAAAATTGAGTCACCTGAGCTATGCATG GAACCTCAGCTAATAAAACTAGATCAACCGGGTCCTTTAACACTAGCCATGCATCAGTTTGTGACAGAAATGCAAGAGACAAAAAAAGGGGTAGTGACTCCTAAGGAACTTTTTGCTCAGGTTTGTAAAAA AGCAATACGATTCAAAGGTTATCAGCAGCAAGACAGTCATGAACTGCTTCGTTACTTACTTGATGGAATGAGAGCAGAAGAAATCCAG caaaTAAGCATTGGAATGCTAAAGGCGCTGAGTGACTCTaacaaacaaaatgaagaagaacttaaaaagaaaattaaag aatatgaaaagaaaaagggaatacAAAGTTTTGTAGATCGAATCTTTGGTGGAGAATTAACCAGCACTATTATGTGTGAGGAATGCAGAACT GTGTCCTCGGTCCATGAGTCTTTCCTTGATTTGTCACTTCCAGTACTAGATGTTCAG aaagggaaaattacaaagagagaaaacattaaaaaaaacaaagaaaaggaatttgaaGATGAAGAGGATAAACTCAATGACCATTACCTTAAGCAGAAATATGAGCCCCGTGGTACAAGTAAgcaccttcagaaaaaaatgaagaagcaggcaaaaaaaaaagccaag AGCCAACGCCGGCAGGAAAAACTTCAAGGAAAGGTGCTTCACTTGACAGATCTCTGCACAACTGAACAGCTAGAGATAGATGTCAAGTACAACCAAGAATCAGATGTTGAAATGAGCTCTGAAACTCTTGATAAGAAGCAAGAAGAGGAATCATCACATGATTTCAAAGATCACTGCTTAACTCAGAAAGACTTGAGTATACAGGGAAATAGTACAGAAATTCAGAGCAAGCTTGAAAATGGAGGAAAGCCAGAACAAGAGTGGGAAGAAAATAAGTCACTCATGGATCTCTCTATGGAGGGCTTAGATTCTCCTATGAAGTTTGTCAATGGCCTTGACAACCGGTCTTTGAAAGAGGAGGATGATGACaatgaagatgaggaagagcTTGCTACGGACCTTTCAAAACTCCACTTGGGTGtcagtgacacaagtgacacaaATACCTTGGATGGCCTTCAGCCTGTTTCTAACAAGATGTGTGAAGTATCTACAGATGACCCCGAAATGGCATTTTGTACTCTGGCAAACAGGGAAGAGCTAAACCCTGAAGAAGATTCAGTCCATCATTGTTTGTATCAATTTACCCGTAATGAAACACTTACCGAGACCAATAAACTACTGTGTGATGTGTGTACACAAAGGCATTGTGGACCAAAGAACAACATAA gtGAAAAGAAGTATGTTTATACTAATGCTAAAAAGCAGATGCTCATCTCTCTAGCTCCTCCAGTTTTAACCCTTCACTTAAAGAGGTTTCAGCAG GCTGGATTTAATCTGCAGAAGGTTAACAGGCATATCAAGTTCCCAGAAGTGATAGACTTGGCTCCTTTCTGTACAGCTAAATGTAAA cTTCAGAAACTGAGCCAGTCAAAG